One Acropora palmata chromosome 2, jaAcrPala1.3, whole genome shotgun sequence genomic window, ATTAAATTTTACCAGTTCCTGCCTACAAAAGGAGAAAACTGTGGGTGGCTTCATACATTTCTcacaaatcaaaatcaaatgaCAAGGCAATTTTGGACAAACAACTTTTGTGAATTATGCTAAGCATATTATTTGCAGTAGAGGTGTAACGATTCACATTCCTTgtgattttattcaatttcaattattattgggTTTCGATTTTGCTTATTTCAATTTGATTATGCAAaatactaatttttttttttaattcttacaACATGACATACAATGTAAACAGATAGTTTTAGACCTGTCTGTTAAACTATCTTTAGtccaaaaaacaatatttccaCACAGCAGATCAAAAAGATGCAGGTGGATTCAAAATTGGTTGGTCATTCATCACCCTGCTTGACAATGTGACAAAGAGCATGTTGCATATGGTTTGCCTTATTTGGAATTCTCAAGGGGTGGTAGAGGGGCAACATTTTTACAAAGCAACACAAGATGGTACACAAATGAATGCACTGCAAACGTCTAAGGGTTCTGGATTCTGATTTCACAATTGATATAAAAACTCACTGAGGGCACAACGGGAAAGATATGAAAATATTGAACCAAAATCAAAACGTGGAATCAAAACATTGTGAATCGAACCGAACATTAATAATTGCAACTAATTGAGAATtggattaataattattgttacaacACTAATTTATGTGTACTGATTTGCTGTACAACAAAAGAGTACGATTTAAGGAATAGCTACGTTGTTTTCTCaatgcaaaaaattaataatcctACCTTTCCAGcaaggaaaacaatttttgtgtCATGGTCATAGAAAGGCAACAAAATGCCAGATGATGTGTCAACACCATCCATTTTGAGAGcttttttcaggtttctcTGGTGATGAAAGTATAGGaaggaacaataaaaaagTTAAATCATTAGTACTTCAAAAGAGATTTTTTTAATAGTGACACAAGTTATACAGGCTAAACACTTAGTCTTGTAGACCAACATGCAGTTCAACACACTAGGTAGTCTTTTTCTACTCAGCAAACattatttgaacaaaaaaatttggtttatcaacggagttgataatgtaaattgaccaccgtacagagattgaaaagctgacgtttcgagcgttagcccttcgtcagagcaaatgaggaagggctaacgctcgaaacgtcagcttttcaatctctatacggtggtcaatttacattatcaactccgttgatcaaccaaattttcgtgtatcactcctccaccgacgcagcaccacagctTCTATAGAAACTTATCCCCTTTACTCATTATTTGAACAAACACTGCCTTCTCCCTAAGGACCTCAACCAACAACTTTAGGTCTTCAAGAAGTGCACAAGTAAGTATAacacttttgttttgtgcacgAAATATTGCTAATGCAGCAGAAAACACCATCTCTTGATGTCCACTTGGACTTTATCCCGGCAAAACTATtcacataacataacatattTATAACACAAATGCTACCTAAAGCTCAAACTGaaagtatatattttttgacaatttacgCTTGAGTtcatttgaacttgaaaatgaggGCACCCAAGCATTGCTCATTTTTATCTCTCAAAGATTACCATAACACAACcattaccgtatttactcgtgtataagtcgaccttttacgaccaaaaaatcagcccaaaaaaTCGTCCtcaacttatacacgagtcatACACAAAGACCTGACCAAGCAGTCCGagaaattagcataacaaCTGCCTGAAGTACATTAGGAAAACCAGTTATAATTGTGGTcgattttcatcagttttcggAGCATTCTTCGCcaacaaaaaagtgtgaaataataaatgttaaatggcTTAAACACAGATCCACTGGAGATTATTTCTATTGTGTCTTTTGATCTGTGTAACAGACATTTCTCTTAGAGCTTCGCTGCTTTTTACGACACTGAACTTTCGTTTTCATCGAACGATGACTGTAGCTTAGTGACCTGGCAAATGCTTAGTTCCCAGTACTCCTCAAATTCATagattttcaagatggcggtgtCTTCATCGAGCGATCTTTCGAATCTTTTCGGCGTTCCTTTGGTCTCCCTATgtaaatctccttttaaactcaacatTGAGATCAAGGGTTGCTAAATGCCGTGCGATTTACTCCTAAATATCGTAAAATACTTCCCTAGTTAATCGAAGAGCTCGTATGTGCGTAAATTGTGATCCTGATAAACTTCACTGCGTATGATTAaaccactgcttttcttaattcaccgtgttttcaatacattatcagaaagaaaaaattgacgttttgggaaatttctgttggtgtgaatttcatttgttttccccaaaatgatgagaaattcgatttttgaccttgaaaagggggggtcgacttatacatgaggtcgacttatacacgagtaaatacggtatttgTATTGCTTTGCAGTTACAAATTGCACACTGCAATAGTAACAATTCTTGAATTTGTTACTATCCTATGTACATTACGTTTGTTAGAATAGGGTTGGCATATGATTGGAAGTGTCAATTATTAAACTGGATTAAATTCACTTAAACCAAAATTTCCTTCCATTTGACAATAGATAAGATTACTAGGCAACTTACAATATCCCAAAGAGCTATTTGTCTCTCATTCATTCTTGAGAAACCTGAAGAGAACAGCATGTTCATGTCTCCAAGAAAGGCTACATGGGAGCCTTTGTTTCCTGGATGTCCCACTCCATGctgaaatcaaacaaacacCAACAAACATAAAACAGGAGCTTTGTTGAAAATTACAGATAAAGAATCATAATATTAGAAAATGTGGAGTCACATTTAGTGATGCAATACAACATAAATTGGGATCCCATGTGTCCTTAGGGTTTGTGATGTATGATGTGTTTATCAGGGGATAATTCTAATCTAAACATTGGtatttttgcaatttgtgCCTAGTCAACAGCACTTCTCCCTCCCGTCTCTATCCTACTTTCTGTTAAAATCAGAgcatgcaaaaaaagaaaaagtgtgtTCAACTGAAACTCAACCCAGACAGTGATTACCAACACAGAGGTGGGAGGCAACATTGATGACCATTACAAAAGCCAGCTGTTTCAGCTCCAAGGTATACTGGTGTATACTACAGTAATCAGTAAGGAATTGATCAACAGAACTCACTGCTACAAGTTTTCCAGCTCTGGGATCTATTACTCTGATTTTCTTGTCTTTGCAAGTAGACGCAAGTAAGCTACCATTGTAgttgaaagacaaagaaaatattatatCTGGATGTCCCTTGAGAATTGTCGCTGCTTCTCTGTCATCAACAATGTCCCAAATTCTAACTTCACTGTCATATGCGGCACTGGCTATGACTCCTTCAGCACAAGGATGCCAACGAATTATGTTGACTTTCCGTGTGTGTCCCCTTAAATCAACCAAGTATTCATCCAGGTCCATAGAGAGACCATCTTCAGGAACATGCCAAACTTTGATTGAGCCATCCTCTGAACTAGAAGCAATTTCTTGGTCGTTAAATGGATTCCATTCAATGTCTAGCACTGGTCTGCCATGTCCCGTAACTTTTGGTGCATCTATTGGAACACGTCCaaactgcaaaatggtcagaaaTATAAATTTGCTGATGTTCTCATAAAATTATGTATGAAGTAAGTATGAAGTAACAAACATTTCTCCAAACACTATGGCATTCCAAGTCTACATCTGCGTGAATCAGTGTTCCATCAAGCTAAACCATAGCAAGAAAAGTGCTCTATTCTACCATTTTCCAGACCTTTTCTTGCCAAAAGTGATGtttaaataataacaataatactaatataaaaattattatgaagTCAAAAGGATACTTCATGATGCTTACTGTGGCCAGCATGCacgcaataattattattgtgagcATTTAAGAGCATGATTATGTGAAGACACCTTGGAATTTGTGTTTAATAAGTTCTTTGGCAACAACAGAAAATGGTATAGCAAGTCAGTTCAATCGAAGGTCATCTCAATCGAAGATCGTTTCGATCGAAACCAAAAGTCAGTTCGATCGAAGAGTAAATGATTATAAAAACTACAGTTTTGCAACTGTATAGAGAATAATAAAAGTTCTTGTGTCGTGTAATGATTGCACGATGTAAAATACGCGACACGGAAACGCAGTGACATACCAAATACGGACACAGATGGCTGGTGGTCATGTTCCTTGAAGACCAGGTTCAAGAATGTGTTCTGCACAACTCCGAACTTAACTgcagggttgtcattagaagCCGGTAGCCGGCGGATTTCCGCCGGCTGTCAGACCATCTTGCGCCGGTTACTGggcggaaaatatttttggaaaaaacgagaaataatTGCGTTATGTTGCTAATAATCTAAAGAATCTCAATTAACTTTTTACATGTGGaattaaactttattatttcgttttacgtttttctttttatattaaaaaaacagaaaatcctTGTAGTAAGGACATACAGAAATAACGACTGTTGTTGACAGATAACTTTCGTAATAATAAGTGaatttaacttcaagaatTATGTGATTTTTAACATAGAACTTTGCTGTATACCAGTTAAAACGACTGTTACAAGCTGCTCAAACAACTGGgcgaactttttttttttttttgcaactaattttatttacgTGTGTTCGggaactaaacaaaaattagcgGACGATTTTAACGGAGAATTACGTGTGTGGAGGGATATTGATGAATGAAAAATCCTTCATTTGCCATTCTAAAAGCAAAGGCAACTGCTCAATCATATATCAGTAAATAACAGCAgtcaaaaaaacgaaaagaatgaATGCGAAATGCCGTGATTTCTAAGGATACGCCACACAGCAGCTTTCGTAATTTTAGCTTCgtgtaattacaaaacaacttcGGCGGCTGAATTCCAGATGATTGTCAATTCTCGCGGTTCAAGATTCGCAGAACtatattaatgaatgaaacatAGGTTTTCTGTGATTAAACTTGTcaagtttaaagaaactggaaaatttgaaCCAGAATGAaacgagaaattaaaaatagtaaCAGATGAGTCAGTAAACTCGCCGTCTTTGACTTCAGATTTCACGTACAATGAAGACTTAAAATCAGcccaaaatgcaggaaattgcATCTGTGGGGttagtaaaattaaaaaattttccgggggagcatgcccccggacccccctaGTAGGCATGTCGCTATGCAACATGCTATGCATGCATAGCACGCATAAAAACATTCAGCCGCCTACTTATTTATAATCAGGCGCCTACTTTTAaatctaatgacaaccctgaACTGTATCAGAAATACTTTTAAACAGCTGATTTGATAAATAGTAAGTTCAATACACTTAAGCAATAGTTACAATCTTCGATCAAACTGACTCTTGTCTTGAATCGAATCGACTTCTGTCGATCGAAACGCCCTTCGATCGAAACAACCTTCAATCGGACTGACTTGCATTCCAGAAAATTATTCAGATAATTTATGGAAAGACTCCAATCTGATAAGGATAAGAACAAAATATCAACTTTCAAGAGCTTTTATTTAGAAACagataatttcaaaatttatatTTGTTACACATTTTTGGGGGATGCTTTTATGACAGAAATAAGGAAGGACGCTTCTGAGCCTTCAATGCTAATCTATATGCCTAGGCAATTCAAAAAGGCACAAACTACATTGTCAGAGGAGAGCTGCCTGCTGATAAAAGAGGGTTGGAAAAGGAGACCGAAACAAAACTACGGTCAACTGAATATCGAGTCGGCCaccttttaaaaattatccCCCTATTCAATCAAAAATATTTAACTAATTTTGCCAAAACTATCTGAATATTAAGTGGTTTGCTTACTTATATGATAAGCGGGTCAATTTTACCAAAGTAAGTTGTAATACATTTTAGGAAACGGTACAACTAACGAAGGGATGACGTTCCATGAAGAACCAAATTACATGTGCGACCTAAGAAATGAAGCCCATGCATAACTTCCACGGTTGATAGCCTACAAACAACGCACCTACAATAAAAACACACACATTCGAGAATTCTAAGTTACATTTCGAACAGAAATAACACAATCCCCGGCGGTTAAGaattacaacaaaacaatgtCTCAGAAATCCAAACGTATAATTTACTTGAATGGCTTCCAGGTGACGTAAAGCCGAATTCGGACACGCTTTTTTTTGGATCTCGTATCGATTCGACATAGCTAAGCCCATCAAAGCAACTTTTAATTACCTTCAGTGGCTATGGCTTGGCCAACACATCCTGTGCACCTCTCTATTTTATGTCACAATAGACTGCATGTTAAATACACTTTCTCTTAATTAATTGATGTGAGAAAGTGAGAAAATTCTGGTGCTCTGCCTTTTCCTGCCAATCACTCACgcgagaaaacaaagaatcgAATAAGTAATCAAAGAGGGTGAACCTCGGCACTTGATCGCTTTAAAACTTCATGTGACAATATGAAGTTAGGGGCACTTCGCCGAGTGTATACAAGCAATGGCATAGCTCTTAATCGTTTTGAAAAGGAGTCGCTTCGGAGGCAAACGCCGTAAATTAGACCtttaaaacacaaataaacaaattcaaaCATACCTGGTCTAGAGGTAACACTAAAAAAGTGCCTCCTCCACTAGATTCCAACGCTACCGCAAGAAACTTCGGATTCACAGCACAAAGGTTTCCACCTTCTGTTGAATGTGTTGACAAGCGTATTGCTTCATAGCATTTCTCTTTCTTGCAGGGGTttccaaaaacatgcttaaactTAGAGGAGCGAGGCACTTTGAACGATCCTCTCGAAGTCATGTTGGCTAGTTCGCGACGTTCACTCGctcaacaaaaaccaaagaagAGATGCGAACGGGAACCTTCCACTATAGGTCTTTAACAATGCATATGCGTTCTTTGGAAAGCAGGCAGAAGAAATCAACCCAAGTTACTCACATCAGCCTTTTCTTTGCCTCGCTGAAGCTATGTTCGTCGTTATCTCCTGGCGATGTAAAAGAGAACCTGAGATTGGTTCTATTTCACAATCAACCATAAAACAGCTATTCTTATTGGTGGATTTCGTTACGCGCGAAAGCACCTCTTCGATTTCTCACGAATCTGCGAATGACAATTTCCAGTTAACTGCTGTTTCCGTTTTATTGCATTTAATAATACTTTACTTTGTTTCCGCCGTAGCGTGAAACAAAGGATCCTTGTCGTGATTTGTGGAAACATATTGCTTTTTTGACATAAGCTGGTTCCTGTGCCCCGCGTGGACAATGCGGGATTGTTCTAGCGAATGCCAACCACAATaagtatttgtttgtttattgtcatATTGAGCATATTTTTGCAGTCCTCATGATACGTTGTTgtttaatttcttgtttttttctaaatgcaaaaattaaaacatatCAGTATCTTTAAATTTGAACAGAAAATCCTTCTTAGAAACCTGACTTTCTACAAGTGTAAACCAAGCTAGTTTGTAATTAATGGGTATTAAGTAAGAGTGAGTGGAGTAGAAATTAAGGCAGCAATCAGGCGAGTGATTCGAAATCAGTGGAGCGCGTAGCTCGaggttgatttgaaattacgagcacgattacccctgaattgtacaACACTTATTACCTATAATTTATtgattgtgtcaataacaaaatgtaaGAAACTCTGGAATTAAAAAGGGCACATACGCTTCTTATCAATACATAATCAGTAAAGATGTAATTGAACCAGTTAAtttcgtccatgtttgttCTCAATCTGTACCTGTCAACCTGCTCACTTAAGAAGTTTCCCTTGATTTCTATTGGCGAGGGTGGGCAAGgtagttaaagtttattggctagtggcatgaaaTGCTTAAATTCTTATTGGCTGCCTGTCCAATTTGGCCTGTCCAACTCCGAAAATTTGGACCTgaaaacagccaattaagccataaataagggTTGTTAACCACCAATCATACttaagcattttgttattggtgcaataatatttttattagcCATCACCCATTCAACTGACATTAATTAATAACCACTGtggaaataacaaaatgcagtTTCCTATCAATCTTAGACCAGAGTACTGGTCCTAAGTATCTGACCAAATACTTACTATAAGCCATAAATGGTTAATGctaggaattataaaattCTTTCTTATATTGCACTGATTGctactaataataaacaaCCGACAAATGTAATACCCCGGAATATATAAATGATCTACTTATCAGAAACTCTGACACTCATAATAGATCAACCCGTTTCTGTAATATAAACTTAATGTTCCCGCGTTTTAAGAGAATTACCAAAGGGGAACGAGCGTTTGCTGTGCGAGCCACAAAAGAATGGAACAAATTAAGTGTGGATATTAAACAGAGTAGCAGTGTAAAAAGTCTCAAGCATTccctttttaaaataattttagatAATCAAATTCTTAGCAAATTATTCCTgtaaaatgttaatttttaacaatattttataatgtatgtaggtttctgttttctttttttaaatctttatattgttaatttttcgAGGGTCATTAGTTTATCAGTTTTATTAGTGTTATATGTTACCCTCGTTAAATAAAgtcttacttacttacttacaaTCTGGACATAAACCAACCCATCTTGTCCATGATAAGGTTGAACTTGTTATGTGTTGCTGGGATCAAATTATTTACCTTTACcctgtttttaaaattgctaTGTCATGTTATATAAAGTGGGTAATTTTGTCCATGGTAACAGTTCAGAATATGTTGAATACTGAGGTCTCCAGTGAAGGTTCCAGTACATGGCGAGTAGCCCAACCCCTGGCCATATTTTTAATGTGTGGTCTCCTCTATTCAGAAGCTCTTCCAGCTAATCCACCATGGCAAAACTCATGCTTGCACAAGTCTATTTTTGGTGATGGAGGAAACTACAGTGTCCAAAGGAAACCCTGAACTATGTTACTTGTCAAAAGGAAAACTAGATTGTCATGCATAGAGGAATTCTCAAATATTTTCCTACAGAGCAAAGCCATGTGCAttttattttggtttgaaAATAAGATGGCATCCAGTCATGTTTCCAGTCAGTTTCaaggaagcaaaattaaggaaaatcAAACTTATGTTAAAAGAATTTACTGATGACTTCATTAAACATTCTTAATGTTAACAACAGCTTTGAAATAGTCAAATTGGAATTACTTTTCAAAAATCCCTTGTccaaaaatacattaaattacatttttcaacGTATGTCAATACCATAGAGGATGTCTGCAAAGTTTTTACCCCTGCTgattgtaaaatttaattgaacTGTAGGGTCAAGGTAGAATTTTGCACCAGctatgctgtccttctgagtgagtgagtgatcCAAGTCCTCAAGAAACTCTGTCGATTTCGATCCTATGTTCCcaaatctttgaaacttcccagGAGACGGAattttcttcagagtgtttcacagaaatgttgcttagttacatctttGAGCCCAGCATCGTTAAATACAatattctaagtaataacaagtgcagtaagctacatgcagttataAACTGCCTATTTTTTATCAAATACTTTGCTGCAGTGACAACTCAATTTTACACTCTTAAATCATACATTCTATATTCTCATCAGTTCAGaatatttttgaaagaaaaagcatttttcaaagccttcACAAAATAAGAGTTTGATGAGGTTGGTGCTCTTCATTCAAAATGGAGCGACTATTGAATACCCAGCCACCATTGTTAAAAACACCCTAAAAGGTCAAACCTTGATTCTCTGGATTTCTCTATAATTAACCAGACTTGCTTCCCTATTCccagtttttcatgaatattaataattaatcatATTTTATGATTTGCAGCAAAACtttgaaattggaaaaatcatttgacCACTCTTACAAATTGGTTGATTTTGGACTCTTTCAAAGCCAAGAAGGTCTCCTCTTTGGTTCAGGGTCTTCTCTTGTTTGCAAATTCATATCCTTAAGTAATAATTCCTCTTTATTTTGCCCATTACCTACTTTGCTCCAAACCATGTGATAACCTCCAAGTATGCAATcagaaaatgcaaaatctacccatagttagtagagtaTAGCGTCAAAATCATCTCCCAATATAAAATCTTCATTGCtggccgccatatttgttgtTGCTGCACGATTTACTGTGCAGGCTCAAGATCACGTGGTGGTGCGTTTCAACATCAATAAGCGAAACAATAGGCCGGCcctttgaagtttgccggctttcataaccattcccctctactaactatgatctACCTGAGTTGcataaccctttcactcccataAGTGCCACTGACAatcatcaatggggaacccctcaaGAGTGAAAGGGTAAGgtattttagtaaaatcgaactagtggtctatcatcaatgctgcgttctgattggttgagctactagtagacTATATGTTATAggccactagtagcgaaaagcgcccgccatatttgtaatgttttggcggtaaaaaaggattgatgtctagctttaacttgcgaaagatgtttagtctcgattttttgttttgaccaactagttggattttactaacaattattcctctcgccctcatagcctctgagtcaatagcccattcggccttcggcctcaagggctattgactcatagcccattcgggctcgaggaataattgttaaatataccatTAGTACACCATGGAAAAAGTGCCAACATAACTAAAACAGACCCCATATGGTGCATTATGTTTAATGATAGTGCTTCAtataaagcatttttttttttcacagcgAGAATTCTAAAAGTCAAAGATGATCAACTTTAAAACACTTACTGTAAAGGGAAGATTTAAGATGATTAAGATTGAATGGTTTCTTGTATATGCCCTAATTAATAAACATTTGCTGTTTAGGTTCAAAAACAATGCATTTGTAAACAGAGATTTAAAAGTTTGAATATAgtttatttatgcaaacctccttctatttctttcaattagCAGCTTTTATCTGGCTTAGTAATAATGAAgcagtaaaataaataattattaacagtagtagtagtagtacatggtgaaattattttaaggaGATAGCCTCCATGTCatacaaaaacattttcaatgaTCTCTTTTGCTGTAGATGTCACTTTGTACATGAGCTGGGCctctgcaaaaaataaaagaataatagtTCTTTACTGACTGAGCATAGGGGTGACGTATCCAAGCAGATGCAGGAAAGCAAGGTCTGTAATAAAATGAAGTAGGGCTGATATTCTCGAGTAGAGTCCAAAGTAAGTAAAGTTAAGTTAGTAATTTTAAAGTTAAAGTTAGtggtttattatatggcaccatgtcttttgacaaaataataattttctgctttcttttctttcaggcTATTGGTAACACTTCCCTGAAGTCTCACAAATCTCTTCCATTCAAGACTCTttgtacaaaagaaaagaaaatcactttcctctttaaaaaaaacataagaaaTTCCTCAATTcaaagttttctattttgaaatttcatttccaaAGAGTTATCTAAGCGAGTAAGAAATAACTCAACCAATTCCACAGTAACAGTCTGTACTTTAAACTCCCTACCAAGAAACAGACAATCATTTTCCACAAAGATCCTGGAGGAATGCTTGCCAGAtgttaatttttaaacttCAACTTCAACGAGTTGTCACAGCCCAAGATTGTTTCTCAACTTCCTTTGTCTCTTAAACctaacaacaattattattcatgatcacagcttggaaaaaaattaatgtgaaaaTAACCTGTCTCTAAGGCATAGGGAGAGTATACTCACATAAGGTGTCCTCAGACCATATTTGCTGCAGAATGTCACTTTGCATTCCCTCTTGTGCCCTGTACGC contains:
- the LOC141875021 gene encoding coronin-1B-like isoform X1 gives rise to the protein MTSRGSFKVPRSSKFKHVFGNPCKKEKCYEAIRLSTHSTEGGNLCAVNPKFLAVALESSGGGTFLVLPLDQFGRVPIDAPKVTGHGRPVLDIEWNPFNDQEIASSSEDGSIKVWHVPEDGLSMDLDEYLVDLRGHTRKVNIIRWHPCAEGVIASAAYDSEVRIWDIVDDREAATILKGHPDIIFSLSFNYNGSLLASTCKDKKIRVIDPRAGKLVAHGVGHPGNKGSHVAFLGDMNMLFSSGFSRMNERQIALWDIRNLKKALKMDGVDTSSGILLPFYDHDTKIVFLAGKGDGNIRYYEVSDSEPYFTFLNEYRSSTPQRGLGVMPKRGLDVTSCEIYRFYKLHNNNFVEPIAMTVPRRQSGVIQRDLYPLTPSNVPSMKAREWIDQGLNRNPELIDLLKDFPLLDGETETRDMRSRVERESSGGRQTSISRQNSEATPKSPERASSRNEELRHLPSPESNHVNSRGQNGETGIHYVQATEVRSFPENKHRDPIQVTAKAVPSNRSTTGSEKRRSQGDRRSGDFSNWDIETLRLAYSDQRDEIYFLQTQIKAKDAKILQLEKENQFLREKTQRR